The uncultured Cohaesibacter sp. genome window below encodes:
- a CDS encoding FIST N-terminal domain-containing protein, translating into MTDRLAGLHQGADDGGVIVRTACVACDAEDAVERLRQALQPDDLEIVVIFFSPRTDIAAFVARLGEGFAGTRLVGCTTAGEITQDGYAEGTIMALGFPRSHFSARSLLIDDLDNLDSRGVVDGIIRNRNGLAAEVPRWQSEFSLLLVDGLSTCEDQLTAEISFGLGPVPLSGGSAGDGTDFARTFVLFDGKVASNAAVLIQMVSRCPIRVFKTDHLVPAETRMVVTGADPSRRVVSEINAEPAAREYARILGKDPEQLSPFIFAAHPVVVQFGGQHHVRAIQRVADNGDLVFFSAIDEGVVLTLAEPDNMVDHLEREMQALSEGGKPDAIIAFDCILRRLEAEQKQQVGQLSRILADNRVVGFSTYGEQYNSMHVNQTLTGVAIYPPDEG; encoded by the coding sequence ATGACGGACCGGTTGGCAGGCTTGCACCAAGGCGCGGACGATGGGGGCGTGATTGTCCGGACGGCCTGTGTTGCCTGCGATGCCGAGGACGCGGTCGAACGTCTGAGACAGGCTCTGCAGCCGGATGATCTCGAGATCGTGGTCATTTTCTTCTCTCCCCGAACAGACATCGCCGCCTTCGTCGCCCGTTTGGGGGAAGGCTTTGCGGGCACGCGGCTGGTGGGATGCACGACCGCTGGTGAAATCACCCAGGATGGCTATGCCGAGGGCACCATCATGGCGCTGGGGTTTCCGCGCAGCCACTTTTCCGCCCGCAGCCTGCTGATCGATGACCTTGATAATCTCGACAGCCGCGGGGTGGTGGATGGCATCATTCGCAATCGCAACGGCCTTGCGGCAGAGGTGCCGCGTTGGCAGTCGGAGTTCTCGCTGCTGCTGGTCGACGGGCTTTCCACCTGTGAGGACCAACTGACGGCCGAGATTTCCTTCGGTCTCGGACCGGTGCCGCTTTCCGGCGGGTCGGCGGGGGACGGAACGGATTTTGCCCGCACTTTTGTTCTTTTCGATGGCAAGGTGGCGTCCAATGCCGCCGTCCTCATCCAGATGGTCAGCCGTTGCCCGATCCGCGTGTTCAAGACCGATCATCTGGTTCCGGCCGAGACGCGGATGGTTGTGACCGGTGCCGATCCGTCCAGGCGCGTGGTCTCGGAAATCAATGCCGAACCGGCCGCGCGGGAATATGCCCGTATTCTTGGCAAGGATCCCGAGCAACTGTCGCCCTTCATCTTTGCGGCCCATCCGGTTGTGGTGCAGTTCGGTGGCCAGCACCATGTGCGCGCCATCCAGCGGGTGGCGGACAATGGCGATCTGGTATTCTTCTCCGCCATTGATGAGGGGGTGGTGCTGACCTTGGCCGAACCGGACAACATGGTCGACCATCTCGAGCGGGAAATGCAGGCTCTCAGCGAGGGTGGCAAGCCGGATGCAATCATCGCCTTTGACTGTATCCTGCGGCGGCTCGAAGCGGAGCAGAAGCAGCAGGTCGGGCAACTCTCCCGCATCCTTGCAGACAATCGGGTTGTCGGCTTCTCCACCTATGGTGAGCAGTATAATTCCATGCATGTGAACCAGACGCTGACTGGCGTTGCCATCTATCCACCAGACGAGGGCTGA
- a CDS encoding aldehyde dehydrogenase family protein produces the protein MNIVTPATRSAALDTSHLNVEFPFKTRYGNYINGEFTAPKSGQYFQNVTPITGEVICECARSNADDIEAALDAAHAAFPSWGKTSPTERSNMLLKIADLMEANTQMLAVAETIDNGKPIRESIAADVALAVDHFRYFAGCIRAEEGHISEIDHNTYAYHIPEPLGVVGQIIPWNFPLLMAVWKLAPALAAGNCVVLKPAEQTPASIMVFIELVGHLLPPGVVNIVNGFGLEAGKPLASSKRIAKIAFTGETSTGRLIMQYASQNLIPVTLELGGKSPNIFFEDIMDADDAYFDKCLEGFSMFALNSGEVCTCPSRALVQESIYDEFIARALERVKKVKQGNPLNMDTMIGAQASGEQKEKISSYLKIGEQEGATCLMGGTVANLPGLEGGNYINPTVFKGNNKMRIFQEEIFGPVLSVCTFKDDDEALAIANDTDFGLGAGVWTRNGNRAFRFGREIQAGRVWTNCYHAYPAHAAFGGYKQSGIGRETHKMMLEHYRQTKNMLVSYSTDALGFF, from the coding sequence ATGAATATCGTAACGCCAGCGACACGCAGTGCCGCGCTTGATACATCACACCTGAATGTCGAGTTCCCGTTCAAGACCCGCTACGGCAACTACATCAACGGTGAATTCACCGCCCCGAAATCCGGCCAGTATTTCCAGAACGTGACGCCAATCACCGGCGAAGTGATCTGCGAATGTGCCCGTTCGAACGCGGACGACATCGAGGCCGCGCTGGACGCCGCCCATGCCGCATTCCCGTCGTGGGGCAAGACCTCGCCGACCGAGCGTTCCAACATGCTGCTCAAGATCGCCGATCTGATGGAAGCCAACACCCAGATGCTGGCTGTTGCCGAGACCATCGACAACGGCAAGCCGATCCGAGAGTCCATTGCCGCCGATGTGGCGCTGGCCGTTGACCATTTCCGCTATTTCGCCGGTTGCATCCGAGCCGAGGAAGGTCACATCTCCGAAATCGACCACAACACCTATGCCTATCATATTCCGGAGCCACTCGGCGTGGTCGGCCAGATCATTCCATGGAACTTCCCGTTGCTGATGGCAGTGTGGAAGCTGGCTCCGGCACTGGCCGCCGGCAACTGCGTGGTGCTCAAGCCAGCCGAGCAGACCCCGGCCTCGATCATGGTGTTCATCGAACTGGTAGGCCATCTGCTGCCGCCGGGCGTGGTCAACATCGTCAACGGCTTCGGCCTTGAAGCCGGCAAACCGCTGGCATCATCCAAGCGCATCGCCAAGATCGCCTTCACCGGCGAAACCTCGACCGGTCGCCTGATCATGCAGTATGCCTCGCAGAACCTCATACCGGTGACGTTGGAACTGGGCGGCAAATCGCCGAACATCTTCTTTGAAGACATCATGGATGCGGACGACGCCTATTTCGACAAGTGCCTTGAAGGCTTCTCGATGTTCGCTCTCAACTCCGGCGAGGTCTGCACCTGCCCATCCCGCGCTCTGGTGCAGGAATCCATCTATGACGAGTTCATTGCCCGGGCTCTGGAACGCGTCAAGAAGGTCAAGCAGGGCAACCCGCTCAACATGGACACCATGATCGGCGCCCAGGCCTCCGGCGAGCAGAAGGAAAAGATCTCGTCCTATCTGAAGATCGGCGAACAGGAAGGCGCGACCTGCCTCATGGGCGGCACCGTGGCCAACCTGCCGGGCCTCGAAGGCGGCAACTACATCAATCCGACCGTCTTCAAGGGCAACAACAAGATGCGGATCTTTCAGGAGGAAATCTTCGGGCCGGTGCTCTCGGTCTGTACCTTCAAGGACGATGACGAGGCGCTGGCCATCGCCAACGACACCGACTTCGGACTCGGTGCCGGCGTCTGGACCCGCAACGGCAACCGCGCCTTCCGCTTCGGCCGCGAAATTCAGGCCGGTCGCGTCTGGACCAACTGCTATCACGCCTATCCGGCCCATGCAGCCTTCGGCGGCTACAAGCAGTCCGGTATCGGCCGTGAAACCCACAAGATGATGCTCGAGCACTATCGCCAGACCAAGAACATGCTGGTGAGCTACTCAACCGACGCGCTCGGCTTCTTCTGA
- a CDS encoding ABC transporter substrate-binding protein, with amino-acid sequence MGAFSSSSMAAGKLSVSVALDPGSWDPIDTFLVAWGAVGSNIFDGLTERDTNAKLHPGLATSWDVLDDGVRIRFKLREGVKFHDGEPFNAEAVKFTFDRLLGDIGAKGPQRANYTSVESVEIIDDYTVDFHLHQPDPVLLTKLAGYGAMIVPPKYIAEKGEDYFNTHPVGTGPFSFVSYEPKVALELAANADYWGDKPKVSELQYRFISELTTAVAELQAGRVDIVEDLPISMLPVVKGDGKLDVMSTTGPAVYGLRFNTRDGITADVNVRKAIVMAVDRATIIKSLLAGEAEEIASFQSSLSFGNDPELKPLPYNPEEAKKLLKDAGVAAGAEVQIDIRAGNPTFNEVVQAVGAYLQTVGLKAVIKPYENSVFLNDIVPQGKTGALFQQSWGGWTLDYDNTAYLLYHTGQKWNPYGADEKLNAMLEEQRPMTDVAKREGLLKGIAAYIANDVLEMPLYSLKAIYGVNKRVEGFVPAPDNRIKLNTVGVKE; translated from the coding sequence ATGGGCGCCTTTTCCAGCAGCTCGATGGCTGCTGGCAAGCTTTCCGTTTCCGTTGCCCTCGATCCGGGCAGCTGGGATCCGATCGATACCTTCCTCGTCGCATGGGGCGCTGTCGGCTCCAACATCTTTGACGGCCTGACGGAGCGCGACACCAACGCCAAACTGCATCCGGGCCTTGCCACGAGCTGGGACGTGCTTGACGATGGCGTGCGCATCCGGTTCAAGCTGCGCGAAGGTGTGAAATTCCACGATGGCGAGCCGTTCAATGCGGAAGCCGTCAAGTTCACATTCGACCGTCTGCTCGGCGACATCGGGGCCAAGGGCCCACAGCGCGCCAACTATACCTCGGTCGAGAGTGTCGAGATCATCGATGATTATACTGTCGATTTCCACCTGCACCAGCCCGATCCGGTGCTGCTGACCAAGCTTGCCGGCTATGGTGCCATGATCGTGCCGCCGAAATACATCGCCGAGAAGGGCGAAGACTATTTCAACACCCATCCGGTCGGAACCGGTCCGTTCAGCTTTGTTTCCTACGAGCCGAAGGTTGCACTGGAACTGGCTGCCAATGCCGACTATTGGGGCGACAAGCCAAAGGTTTCCGAGCTGCAATATCGTTTCATCTCCGAGCTGACCACCGCTGTGGCCGAGTTGCAGGCCGGTCGCGTCGATATCGTCGAGGATCTGCCGATCAGCATGCTGCCGGTGGTCAAGGGCGATGGCAAGCTGGATGTGATGTCCACCACTGGCCCTGCTGTCTATGGCCTGCGTTTCAACACCCGTGACGGCATCACGGCAGATGTCAATGTCCGCAAGGCCATTGTCATGGCCGTTGACCGCGCCACCATCATCAAGTCGCTGTTGGCAGGGGAAGCCGAAGAAATCGCCAGCTTCCAGAGCTCGCTGTCCTTCGGTAACGATCCCGAACTGAAGCCGCTGCCTTACAATCCGGAAGAAGCCAAGAAACTGCTCAAGGACGCTGGCGTTGCTGCCGGGGCAGAAGTGCAGATCGACATCCGCGCAGGCAACCCGACCTTCAACGAAGTGGTTCAGGCCGTTGGTGCCTATCTGCAGACCGTCGGCCTCAAGGCTGTGATCAAGCCCTATGAAAACAGCGTGTTCCTGAATGACATCGTGCCGCAGGGCAAGACCGGTGCACTGTTCCAGCAGAGCTGGGGCGGCTGGACGCTCGACTATGACAACACCGCCTATCTGCTCTACCACACCGGCCAGAAATGGAATCCGTATGGCGCAGACGAAAAGCTGAACGCCATGCTGGAAGAGCAGCGCCCGATGACCGATGTTGCCAAGCGTGAAGGGCTGCTCAAGGGCATCGCCGCCTACATTGCTAACGATGTTCTGGAAATGCCGCTCTACAGCCTGAAGGCAATCTACGGCGTCAACAAGCGCGTTGAAGGCTTTGTTCCGGCTCCGGACAACCGCATCAAGCTGAACACGGTCGGCGTCAAGGAATAG
- a CDS encoding response regulator transcription factor, with amino-acid sequence MLAYHEHNQPVEFRSALIVDDHPLFCDALCMTLQAVSSIRSIHTVNSLQDALDIIIEHDSPDLIVLDLNLPDVQGLDGLLRLRNTTRSPIVVISSMADNRIISSVIHTGASGFIPKHSNRSIFQKAIETLAEGKKFIPAGYVLLENSPALSEDETIKRMASLTNQQGRILQLICEGKLNKQIAFDLSIAETTVKAHVTAIMRKLGVQSRTQAVLMAKKTSFGHVSDEGESPAQGL; translated from the coding sequence ATGCTTGCCTATCATGAACACAATCAGCCGGTCGAGTTTCGCTCGGCGCTTATCGTGGATGACCATCCGCTTTTTTGCGATGCACTCTGCATGACCTTGCAAGCGGTGTCCTCCATCCGTTCCATCCATACGGTCAACAGCCTGCAGGACGCGCTGGACATCATCATCGAGCATGACAGCCCGGATCTGATCGTGCTGGATCTCAATCTGCCCGATGTTCAGGGACTGGATGGCCTGTTGCGTCTGCGTAACACCACGCGCTCGCCGATTGTCGTCATCTCGTCAATGGCTGACAACCGGATCATCAGTTCGGTCATTCATACCGGTGCATCGGGTTTCATCCCCAAGCATTCCAATCGTTCGATTTTCCAGAAGGCGATCGAGACCCTGGCCGAGGGCAAGAAATTCATCCCCGCCGGCTATGTGCTGCTGGAGAACAGCCCGGCGCTCAGCGAAGACGAAACCATCAAGCGGATGGCCTCGCTGACCAATCAGCAGGGGCGTATCCTGCAACTGATCTGCGAGGGCAAACTGAACAAGCAGATCGCCTTCGATCTGTCGATTGCCGAGACCACCGTCAAGGCGCATGTGACGGCAATCATGCGCAAGCTCGGTGTTCAGAGCCGGACGCAGGCAGTGTTGATGGCCAAGAAGACCAGCTTTGGCCATGTCTCCGACGAGGGCGAGAGCCCCGCTCAGGGTCTGTGA
- a CDS encoding SH3 domain-containing protein: protein MKTTVYRGVLLMGLAFVSGPALADYVSGLNPYGDNFLALRQYPSARSRLIARLGPNTIVEVLDADGVWRYVRTQDGLIGWAHGNWIFPGMPAYGGGGAPDMGGTAPDLGSPDLGGPINDAPQPVQPQPVGPQVGSAPVNVLPPAPDPVQQPAVSSAPAVSGSLDWLESHLEKFHDPLKYYPD, encoded by the coding sequence ATGAAGACAACGGTTTACCGAGGGGTCCTGTTAATGGGCCTTGCCTTTGTCAGCGGTCCGGCGCTTGCCGACTATGTGAGCGGGCTCAACCCCTACGGCGACAATTTCCTTGCCTTGCGGCAATACCCAAGTGCGCGCTCCCGGCTCATTGCCCGGCTCGGGCCCAACACCATTGTCGAGGTGCTCGATGCAGACGGGGTGTGGCGCTATGTGCGCACACAGGATGGTCTCATCGGTTGGGCGCATGGCAACTGGATCTTCCCAGGCATGCCTGCCTATGGCGGGGGCGGTGCTCCCGATATGGGGGGAACTGCTCCGGATCTGGGCTCGCCTGATCTGGGTGGGCCGATCAATGATGCGCCTCAGCCCGTTCAACCACAACCCGTTGGGCCTCAGGTTGGGTCTGCTCCGGTCAACGTACTGCCTCCAGCGCCAGATCCCGTCCAGCAGCCCGCCGTCTCATCTGCTCCGGCTGTTTCCGGTTCGCTCGACTGGTTGGAGAGCCATCTTGAGAAGTTCCATGATCCGCTGAAATACTATCCTGACTAG
- a CDS encoding PAS-domain containing protein — translation MEHGLINPADTLERQNEKLIKIVTTLMRRVEKGVDASGVAYAQFQRAVLLEDEVRSRTHDLERALDLLNESNMRLARANAEAETARVNLANALETVQEGFALFDAEDVLVMCNSRFGLHMRDIHPRLQPGLRFEDYVRIVSTSRYLDLPEGQASPEWAANRMERHKDRHVAFNVRMAGDCWLQVSEHRTPDGGTVILQTDITDMVLLERQERERLLDGQAQLIRATLEHLNQGICIFDDQNRLIGWNQRAGELLTIAARQFQLGISFGALYKLIRSKVSFSRKQDVKRIEDWVQVGVNRPPLSFEIVIGRDRVLAVFAQQMPDKGFVISFTDVSAERLAVRAISEVNETLEQRVAERTLELEAALAEAERANASKSRFVAAASHDLLQPLSAAKLFVASLESELADPELASPELAQRAAKANNALMSAENILNALLDISKLDSGRAALHEGPVALDDLLGPLRDELRPLAEKKGLAFRMVSTGAVVISDASYLRRILQNLISNAIRYTARGKVLVGVRSRMGRLFIEVWDTGPGIPEHEQGKIFQEFQRLNATVSAADGMGLGLAIVERACRLLDHPLHLKSEVGKGTCFSVELPPSSVVPKPAPSDDLILLGKEKRLSLAHHIVLLIENDEGLRSAITLTLEKWGVDVLPCANEGEAVAVLQELDIAPDAIIADYQLDHGLLGTDVVLRLRERYGKVPTCIISANRSPLLAEQCQRLGASLHHKPLNPLELREFLEDAVSR, via the coding sequence TTGGAACACGGACTGATCAATCCTGCCGATACACTGGAGCGGCAGAATGAAAAGCTGATCAAGATCGTCACCACCCTGATGCGTCGTGTCGAGAAGGGGGTGGACGCGTCCGGCGTGGCCTATGCGCAGTTCCAGCGGGCTGTGCTGCTGGAAGACGAGGTACGCTCGCGGACCCATGATCTGGAGCGGGCGCTGGATCTGCTCAATGAATCCAATATGCGACTGGCGCGCGCCAACGCCGAGGCCGAAACGGCGCGTGTCAATCTGGCCAACGCGCTGGAGACGGTGCAGGAAGGCTTTGCCCTGTTCGATGCCGAGGATGTGCTGGTGATGTGCAACAGCCGCTTCGGGCTGCACATGCGCGATATCCACCCGCGGCTGCAACCGGGGCTGCGGTTCGAGGACTACGTCCGGATTGTCAGCACCAGCCGCTACCTCGATCTGCCCGAGGGGCAGGCCTCTCCGGAGTGGGCTGCCAACCGGATGGAGCGGCACAAGGACCGGCACGTGGCCTTCAATGTGCGCATGGCGGGAGACTGCTGGCTGCAGGTGAGCGAGCATCGCACGCCGGACGGCGGCACGGTCATTTTGCAGACCGATATCACCGACATGGTGCTGCTCGAGCGGCAGGAGCGGGAGCGGCTGCTCGATGGGCAGGCCCAACTGATCCGGGCGACGCTGGAACATCTCAATCAGGGCATCTGTATTTTCGACGATCAGAACCGGCTCATCGGCTGGAACCAGCGGGCAGGCGAGTTGTTGACCATTGCCGCGCGCCAGTTCCAACTGGGTATTTCCTTCGGTGCCCTCTACAAGCTTATCCGGTCCAAGGTCAGTTTTTCGCGCAAGCAGGATGTCAAACGGATCGAGGATTGGGTGCAGGTCGGGGTCAATCGGCCACCGCTGTCGTTCGAGATCGTCATCGGTCGCGACAGGGTGCTGGCGGTGTTTGCCCAGCAGATGCCCGACAAGGGGTTTGTGATCAGCTTCACCGATGTGTCTGCCGAGCGGTTGGCGGTGCGGGCCATTTCCGAGGTCAATGAGACCCTCGAACAGCGCGTTGCCGAGCGGACACTCGAACTGGAAGCTGCGCTCGCCGAAGCCGAACGGGCCAATGCCTCCAAGTCACGCTTTGTGGCCGCGGCCAGCCATGACCTGTTGCAGCCACTCTCGGCGGCCAAGCTGTTTGTTGCTTCGCTGGAGAGCGAACTGGCCGACCCGGAGCTTGCAAGCCCGGAGTTGGCCCAACGGGCCGCCAAGGCCAACAATGCGCTGATGAGTGCAGAGAATATTCTCAACGCGTTGCTCGACATTTCCAAACTGGATTCCGGCCGGGCGGCCCTGCACGAGGGGCCGGTGGCACTGGACGATCTGCTCGGGCCCCTTCGTGATGAATTGAGGCCTCTTGCCGAGAAGAAGGGGCTGGCCTTCCGGATGGTGTCGACTGGGGCTGTGGTCATCAGCGATGCGTCCTATCTTCGACGCATTCTGCAGAATTTGATCAGCAATGCCATACGCTATACCGCCAGAGGCAAGGTGCTGGTGGGAGTGCGCAGCCGCATGGGGCGGTTGTTCATCGAGGTGTGGGATACGGGCCCCGGGATACCCGAGCATGAACAGGGCAAGATCTTTCAGGAGTTCCAGCGCCTCAACGCCACTGTCAGTGCCGCCGATGGCATGGGGCTGGGGCTGGCGATCGTCGAGCGGGCCTGCCGCCTGCTCGATCATCCGCTGCATCTCAAATCGGAGGTTGGCAAGGGAACCTGCTTTTCGGTGGAGCTGCCGCCCTCGTCGGTGGTACCCAAACCAGCCCCCTCCGATGACCTTATCCTGCTGGGCAAGGAAAAACGGCTCAGTCTTGCCCATCACATCGTGCTGCTGATCGAGAATGACGAGGGACTGAGAAGCGCCATCACGCTGACGCTGGAGAAATGGGGGGTCGATGTGCTGCCATGCGCCAACGAGGGCGAGGCCGTGGCGGTGCTGCAGGAACTGGATATCGCGCCGGATGCCATCATTGCCGACTATCAGCTGGATCATGGTCTGCTGGGAACCGATGTGGTACTGCGTTTGCGCGAGCGCTACGGCAAGGTGCCGACCTGCATCATTTCGGCCAATCGTTCGCCGCTGCTGGCTGAACAATGCCAGCGGCTTGGTGCATCGTTGCATCACAAGCCACTCAACCCGCTGGAATTGCGGGAATTTCTGGAGGATGCCGTAAGCCGGTAG
- a CDS encoding ABC transporter ATP-binding protein, which translates to MIESSSNASSLIRVEDLTVAFGEEKVVENLSFSVRSGQTLAIVGESGSGKSVTSLSILRLADMSGARYLSGRVLFQTAAGERDLLTLSQQDMRSIRGKEIAMIFQEPMTSLNPVFTVGDQIAEVLQLHEGMSRKDALAEGVKLLKMVRLADAESIIGRYPHQLSGGMRQRVMIAMALACRPKLLIADEPTTALDVTIQAQILAILRDLKDSLDMAIIFITHDMGVVAEMADDVVVMRKGHKVEEQPVDAIFHDPQHLYTQTLLSAVPKLGAMNGEDFPKRLPVAVYDEAGARIEGAVRVQNTANYGVAPLVRVEDLVVRFNVKKNFLGRPTHRVHAVEEISLDIYPGETLALVGESGSGKSTIGRTIQQLQESQAGNITFNGKRFSDMGKGERRALRKKIQYIFQDPYASLDPRKTVGFSIAEPIRTHGILHDEGLIETRVSELLERVGLSASHGRRYPHEFSGGQRQRICIARALASDPELIIADEALSALDVSVQAQIINLFMDLQEERGLSYLFISHDMAVVEQISHRVAVLYLGQIVEFGSRRQVFENPTHSYTRNLLAAVPIADPQKRVMLAIDDTEIPSPIRAVGNEPARLRHKEIAPGHLVAE; encoded by the coding sequence GTGATCGAGAGTTCCAGCAATGCGTCATCCCTGATCAGGGTCGAGGATCTCACCGTCGCGTTCGGCGAAGAAAAGGTCGTTGAGAATCTCAGCTTCTCGGTGCGCTCCGGTCAGACGTTGGCCATCGTCGGCGAAAGTGGTTCCGGCAAGTCGGTGACATCCCTCTCGATCCTGCGTCTGGCTGACATGTCCGGGGCACGATATCTGAGCGGGCGGGTGCTGTTTCAGACCGCAGCCGGTGAACGGGATCTGCTGACCCTGTCGCAGCAGGACATGCGCTCCATTCGTGGCAAGGAAATCGCCATGATCTTTCAGGAGCCGATGACCTCGCTCAACCCGGTCTTCACAGTTGGCGACCAGATCGCCGAAGTGCTGCAACTGCATGAAGGCATGTCGCGCAAGGACGCGCTGGCCGAGGGGGTGAAGCTTCTCAAAATGGTGCGCCTGGCAGATGCCGAGAGCATCATCGGCCGTTATCCGCATCAACTTTCCGGTGGCATGCGGCAGCGAGTGATGATTGCCATGGCGCTGGCCTGCCGCCCCAAGCTGCTGATTGCCGATGAGCCGACCACGGCGCTGGATGTGACCATTCAGGCCCAGATTCTGGCGATCCTCCGTGATCTCAAGGACAGCCTCGACATGGCGATCATCTTCATCACCCACGACATGGGGGTGGTGGCGGAAATGGCTGATGATGTGGTCGTCATGCGCAAGGGCCACAAGGTGGAAGAGCAGCCGGTGGATGCGATCTTTCACGATCCGCAGCATCTCTATACCCAGACGCTGCTTTCAGCCGTGCCCAAGCTGGGGGCCATGAATGGCGAGGATTTTCCCAAGCGGCTACCGGTTGCCGTCTATGACGAGGCGGGAGCCAGAATTGAAGGCGCCGTGCGGGTGCAGAATACAGCCAACTATGGCGTTGCCCCTCTGGTCCGGGTGGAGGATCTCGTTGTCCGCTTCAATGTGAAGAAGAATTTTCTAGGCCGTCCAACCCATCGCGTGCATGCAGTCGAGGAGATCAGTCTCGATATCTATCCGGGGGAAACGCTGGCGCTGGTTGGCGAGAGCGGCTCGGGCAAGTCGACCATCGGTCGCACGATCCAGCAGTTGCAGGAAAGTCAGGCTGGCAACATCACCTTCAACGGCAAGCGCTTTTCCGACATGGGCAAGGGCGAGCGGCGGGCGCTGCGCAAGAAGATCCAGTATATCTTCCAGGATCCCTATGCCTCGCTTGATCCGCGCAAGACGGTCGGCTTTTCCATCGCCGAACCGATCCGTACCCATGGCATTCTGCATGACGAGGGGTTGATCGAGACCCGAGTCAGCGAGCTGCTTGAACGTGTCGGGCTGTCCGCCTCCCATGGCCGGCGCTATCCGCACGAGTTTTCCGGTGGCCAGCGTCAGCGCATCTGCATTGCCCGCGCCCTTGCTTCCGACCCCGAACTGATCATTGCCGACGAGGCACTGTCGGCGCTTGATGTGTCGGTGCAGGCACAGATCATCAATCTGTTCATGGATCTGCAGGAGGAGCGGGGGCTTTCCTATCTCTTCATCAGCCATGACATGGCGGTGGTGGAGCAGATCAGCCATCGGGTCGCCGTGCTCTATCTGGGGCAGATCGTCGAGTTCGGCAGTCGCCGTCAGGTGTTCGAGAACCCGACCCATTCCTACACTCGCAATCTGTTAGCCGCCGTTCCGATTGCCGATCCGCAAAAGCGGGTCATGCTGGCCATCGATGATACGGAGATTCCGAGCCCGATCCGGGCCGTGGGGAATGAGCCAGCGCGCCTTCGCCACAAGGAGATCGCGCCGGGGCATCTGGTTGCCGAATAA
- a CDS encoding DMT family transporter, translating into MSSDTKGIILRIASTLFFTITMLFIKFLAGEIPTGQIVFFRSAFALLPLVLLLMMTKEFPAGLRTARPMGHVTRCLLGCIAMFTSFAALKYLPIAHSTLIGYLAPIISVLLARALLKEQVTPVRIAGIGLGFSGMLVLILPDLTAIHTDHGYLVGVALGLVTAILTAGARIQVRRLTATENPAAIAFYFALTCTLAGLLTLPLGWVMPDGRQLMLLIGCGVAGGIAQIMMTLSYKLGEVSKLATFEYLSLAFAVVADFLFFAIVPEPNFYLSSALVVGATLIVAFRDRSHARRQKADANAPV; encoded by the coding sequence ATGAGTTCGGACACAAAAGGGATCATCCTGCGCATCGCATCGACCCTGTTTTTCACCATCACGATGCTCTTCATCAAGTTTCTCGCCGGAGAGATCCCGACCGGTCAGATCGTCTTCTTTCGCAGCGCATTTGCTCTCCTGCCGCTTGTGCTGTTGCTGATGATGACGAAGGAATTTCCCGCCGGTCTTCGCACTGCACGCCCGATGGGCCATGTCACCCGATGCCTGCTTGGCTGCATCGCAATGTTCACCTCGTTTGCGGCACTCAAATACCTGCCCATCGCCCATTCGACCCTCATCGGCTATCTGGCCCCGATCATTTCCGTGCTGCTGGCGCGGGCCCTCTTGAAAGAACAGGTCACACCCGTCCGCATCGCCGGCATCGGCCTTGGCTTTTCCGGCATGCTGGTGCTGATCCTGCCGGATCTTACCGCCATTCACACCGACCATGGCTATCTGGTCGGTGTCGCGCTCGGGCTTGTCACCGCCATCCTGACGGCCGGCGCCCGCATCCAGGTGCGCCGGTTGACCGCGACGGAAAATCCGGCTGCCATCGCCTTCTACTTCGCGCTCACCTGCACGCTTGCCGGTCTCCTCACCCTGCCACTCGGCTGGGTCATGCCCGATGGCCGCCAGCTTATGCTTCTGATAGGATGCGGTGTCGCTGGCGGCATCGCCCAGATCATGATGACCCTCAGCTACAAGCTCGGTGAAGTCTCAAAGCTGGCAACCTTCGAATATCTGTCGCTGGCTTTCGCAGTGGTTGCCGACTTCCTGTTCTTTGCGATCGTTCCGGAACCGAATTTCTATCTGTCGAGCGCCCTTGTCGTCGGGGCGACACTCATCGTCGCCTTCCGGGATCGCTCACATGCCAGGAGACAAAAAGCGGACGCCAACGCACCTGTCTGA